The genome window GGCACCGTTCACATAGAGCTGACGCATGGGCCCATCCTCCCCCGCCGGCGCGGAAACGGTAAGGGGTCACCCGCCCGGGACGGCCCGCCGGGAGGGCCCGATCCGGACCGACGCGCCCGCCGCCGGCCCGATCCCGCGCCCGGCAGGGCGCCGCGCTGCCCCGCTCGCCGAACCCGGGCAGGGGCGCGAACGCCGGGCCCGCCGCCGCGCACCGGCCCCGGCCACCGGGCCGGGCCGATCGGTGCGCCGCGGGGCGCGAACGCCGGCCGTGGGCGACCGCCCGCGCCCCGCCCGCCACCTGCGGAGACGGATCATGCAATCACGCGGTGCCGCCGGGGCATGGCAGGATGCAAGGCGATCCCTTTCGCGACGGGGCGTCGGGGAATCGGGGGACCGAATTCGAATAGGAGAAGGTGTGGCAGGCAATCTGACACGTGACGAGGCACGGGAACGGGCCCGGTTGCTGAAGGTCCACTCCTACCAGGTCGAGCTCGACCTGACCGAGGGTGAGGAGCGGTTCGAGAGCATCACCACGGTCACCTTCACCTGCAACCGGCCGGGCGCGGACACCTTCATCGACCTGGCCGGCGCCAAAGTGCGCAAGGTCGAGCTGAACGGCAGAGAGCTCGACGTCCGCGCCTACGACGCGGAACGGGGACGCTTCCCGCTGCCGGACCTCGCCGAGCACAACGTGCTGCGCATCGACGCCGACGCCTCCTACATGCGCACCGGCGAGGGTCTGCACCGTTTCGTCGACCCGGTGGACGGCGAGATCTACCTGCACAGCCAGTTCGAGACGGCCGACGCGCACCGGATGTACGCCTGCTTCGACCAGCCCGACCTCAAGGCGACGTTCGAGCTGACCGTGCTCGCGCCGTCCCACTGGGAGGTGGTATCCAACAACCCGCCGGACTCGATCGAGGAGCTGGAGGAGCACCGCGGCCGGCACGGCACCCTCCAGGCCGCCAAGCGCTGGCACTTCCCGCCGACGCCGCCGATCTCGACGTACATCACCGCCCTGATCGCCGGGCCGTACGCGGTCGTGCGGGACGAGCACGACGGCATCCCGCTCGGCATCTACGTGCGGCGGTCGCTCGCCCAGTACCTCGACGCCGACAACATCTTCCAGGTCACCAAGCAGGGCTTCGACTTCTTCCACCGGGTCTTCGGGCTGCGGTACCCGTTCAAGAAGTACGACCAGCTCTTCGTGCCCGAGTTCAACGCCGGCGCCATGGAGAACGCGGGCGCGGTCACCTTCCTGGAGGACTACGTCTTCCGGTCCCGGGTCACCGACGCGATGGTGGAGCGGCGCGCCGAGACCATCCTCCACGAGATGGCGCACATGTGGTTCGGCGATCTCGTCACCATGCGCTGGTGGGACGACCTCTGGCTGAACGAGTCCTTCGCGACCTACATGTCCGTGCTCTGCCAGGCCGAGGCCACCCGCTGGGGCAAGGGCGCGTGGACGACGTTCGCCAACGTGGAGAAGGCGTGGGCGTACCGGCAGGACCAGCTCCCGTCCACCCACCCGATCGCGGCGGACATCCCGGACATCCGGTCCGTCGAGGTCAACTTCGACGGCATCACGTACGCCAAGGGCGCCTCGGTGCTCAAGCAGCTCGTCGCCTACGTCGGCCTGGACAACTTCCTCGCCGGCGTGCGCGACTACTTCAACGAGCACAAGTGGGGCAACACCACCCTGCAGGACCTGCTGACCGCCCTCGAGCGCACCTCGGGCCGGGACCTGAGCTCCTGGTCGAAGGAGTGGCTCGAGACCGCGGGGGTGAACACCCTGCGGCCGTCGTTCACCCTCGACGATGAGGGCCGGTTCGCCTCCTTCGAGGTGCTCCAGGAGGCCCCGGCGGAGCACCCGACGCTCCGCTCGCACCGGATCGCCATCGGCCTCTACTCGATGCAGGACGGCGTGCTGAAGCGGACCAAGCGGGTGGAGCTCGACGTGACCGGCGCCCGCACCGCCGTGCCCGAGCTCGTCGGCGAGCGCCGGCCCGACCTGGTGCTCGTCAACGACGACGACCTCACCTACGCGAAGATCCGGCTGGACGACCACTCGCTCGCCACCCTGGTGAACGGCGGGATCACCGCGTTCGAGGACTCGCTCCCCCGCGCCCTGTGCTGGGCGGCCGCGTGGGACATGACCCGCGACGCGGAGATGGCCACCCGGGACTACGTCAAGCTGGTCACCTCGGGCATCGACTCGGTGCGCGACATCACGGTGGTGCAGAGCGTGCTGCGCCAGGCCCGGCAGGCCGTCCAGCAGTACGCCGACCCGGCGTGGCGGGCGACCGGCCTGGCCGAGCTCGCCTCCGCGCTGCGCCGCCTGATCGCGTCGGCCGCCCCGGGCTCAGACCACCAGCTCGCGTACGTCAACGCCCTCGCCGCGGTCGCCACCTCCCCGGAGGACCTCGCCTTCCTGCGGGGCATCCTCGACGGCACCTCCGTGCCCGAGGGCCTCACCGTCGACACCGACCTGCGCTGGACCCTCACCCACGCGCTGGTCGTCGGCGGCGTGCTCGGCGAGGCGGACATCGACGCCGAGCTGGCCAGGGACGCCACCGCGACCGGTGAGCGCTCGGCCGCGATGTGCCGGGCCGCGATCCCCACGCCCGAGGCCAAGGAGCGGGCCTGGGCCTCGATCATCGGCGGCAGGCTGAGCAACGCGGTGCTGCGCTCCACGATCCTCGGGTTCGTCGACCCCCACCACGTCGAGCTGCTCGAGCCGTACGCGGAGAAGTACTTCGCGGAGGTCGACCGGATCTGGCGCGAGTGGACCTCGGACTCGGCGCAGAACTTCGTGGTCGGGTGCTACCCGGCGCTGCTCATCCGGCCGGAGACGGTGCAGCGGACGCACGAGCACATCGAGCGCGCCCAGCCGCCGGCGGCGCTGCGGCGGCTGCTGCTCGAGGGCGCCGACGGGATCAGCCGGGCGCTGCGCGCCCAGGCCAAGGACGCCGCCGCGGCTTGACGCCCGTCCCACCCACGGTGGTGCCCGGCCCCGGCCGGGCACCGGCCCCGGGGCGGCCGCGCGCCCTCCGGCCCGGTACCCCCGGGGCCGGTCATTGCCAGCCACCGTGGCAGGAGAGTGTGTGCCGTGGACTCCGCACGTGACGTTCTCATCGCCCTCGCCCGGCGGTACGCGTTCGGCGACGTGGGGGCGCTCGCCCGCGCGGTCCTCCCGGACGGCGAACCGGCCCGCCGGGTGGCCGCGGTCTGCGAGTTCGGCCACCGCCTGCTGACGCTCGACGCCGAGGACTTCGCCAGCGACGCCGACGCCCGGTCGATCCCCGCCGACCTGCGCCGGCGGGCCCGGGCCTGCCACATGCCGCAGACGCCGCGCCAGCGGCCCCGGGGCGCCATGGACTCGATGCGCCCGGTCTTCGCCCTGCTCCTCGAGGTGATCGCCATCCGCTGGCGGCGACGGGAGCTGAGCCCGATGATCGCGGCCGTGCACATCGCGAGCGAGTACCTGCCGCTCCTCGCCTTCGAGCCGGTCCTGGGCCACGCCGGCGACCCCGCCCGGTGGCCGGCGGGGTTACGGGCGGCCGGGAGCCGGTTCGGGGTGATCGGCGACCGCGAGTGCGCGCACACCAAGGTGGAGCAGTCGGCGGTGGAGCGGACCCTCCGCGTGGCGCACGAGCCGCAGTCCGGGTGGCTGGCCTACCTCGACCGCCAGCACAGCCACGTGGCCCACGCCCTCGCCACCTGCGTGGCCCGGTGCCGCCGGCCGTGCACGGCCATGGACTGGGTGAGCGACCGCGACGACCTGGCGGACCGGTGCGCGGCGGCGCTCGCCTTCGCCGACAGCCCGCTGGTCCGGCTCCGCCACGCCGCACCGGTGGGGCACGGCTTCGGCGTGCCCTCCCCGGAGGAGGTCATGGAGGCGTGGTCGCGCAGCCGGGAGTCGCTGGCCCGGCGCGGCGGCGCCGGCAAGGCGGCCGAGGAGGAGGACGGGTTCCCGCTCCCCGGGCTGCCCAGCCTCTTCTCGGCGATCGCCGCCGCACCGGTCGAGCCGTCCACGCTGCTCGCCGACGTCGCCGCGCACCTGGTCGACCTGCTGAGCTGAGGAGGCCGGGCCGGCTCACCAGACCGACGGGCGCCGGTCTCCCCAGAAGCCGCCGACGGCCGCCTCGATCTGCGCCGACAGCGAGATGAGGGTGCCCTCGTCCCCGAACCGCCCGGCGAGCATGACCCCGATGGGCAGCCCTTCGTCGGTCCAGTGCAGCGGGAGGTTGACCGCGGGCTGGCCGCTGACGTTGTACACCGCGGTGAACGGCGCGAACCGCTTCATCCGCTCGAAGGTCTGCTCCGGGTCGTCCCCCTCCTCGAACCAGCCGATCGGCACCGGCGGCTGGGTGAGGGTCGGGGTGAGCACCGCGTCGTAGGCGTCGGTCGCCTGCAGGGCCAGCCGGGTGGTGAGCTGGAGCGAGGCCTGCGCCTGCAGGAACTCGGGGGCCGTCACGGCGTGCCCGCGCTCCCGCAGCCAGGCGGTGATCGGCCGCAGCTTGTGCTCGTTCTCCTTGGCCACCGGGTGCATGCAGGCGAACGTGTACCACATCTTCACGAACTCCGGCACGGTCTCCGCGCCGAACGGCGGGGTGACCTCCTCGACCTCGTGCCCGAGCGAGACCAGCAGCTCGGTGGCCTTCTCATAGGCGGCGAGCACGTCGGGGTGGACCTCGGCCTCGGGGACCGCGGGCGTGGCGTGGCGGGCGATCCTCAGCCGGCCCGGCTCCCGGCCCACGTAGGCGGAGAAGGAGCCGAGCTTCGGCGGCGGCGCCCAGTAGTGGTCGCCGGGGTTGTTGTGCGCCATGGCGTCGAGGAGCGCGGCCGCGTCCGCGACGGTCCGGGAGATGGGGCCGTTGGTGGAGAAACCGGCCAGGTCGGGGATGATCGGGCCGGAGGAGATCCGGCCCCGGCTGGGCTTGATGCCGTACAGCCCGCAGGCCGAGGCGGGGATGCGGATCGAACCGGCGCCGTCGCTCCCGTGCGCGACCGGGGCGAGCCCGCCGGCGACCGCAGCCGCCGCTCCCCCGCTCGACCCGCCCGCCGAACGGGAGAGGTCCCAGGGCGTGCGCGCCGGAGGGCACACCGCGGGCTCGGTGTAGCAGGGCAGGCCGAACTCGGGGGTGTTGGTCTTGCCCACCATGATCGTCCCGGCCTCGCGGAGCCGCTCCACCACCGCGTCGTCCACGGGCGCCACGAACCCCTCGTACGTGGCCGAGCCGAAGTAGATCGGCACGTCCTTGACGAGGTTGAGGTCCTTGATCGGCACGGGTACGCCGAGCAGCGGGGGGAGGTCCTCCGGCGGCTCGCGGAGCACGCGCGCCTCCTGCTCGCGCGCCTGATCCAGGGCCCGCTCCGCGGTGACGGTGACGAACGCGCCGAGCTCACGGTCGAGGCGTTCGATCCGCTCCAGGTAATGCTCGGTTATCTCGACGGGTGAGAGCTCTTTCGACCGGACCGCTTGTGCCTGTTCGAGGGCGGTGAGATCGTGAATCTGTGCCACGGATGGAACCGTATGCCGGTCCCGCGGGAATATCCAGACACCGCTCGCGCGGGAGCATCCGGGCGAGAATACCCCTGGCGTACGGCCGGGCACCGGCGGATGCGGGGCGACAAAAGTATGAACTGGATAACACTAGGCAACCCCCGGAGGGCTCATTACGGTGAGTGACGTGGGAACCGGTGCGTCGTCCGACAACGGCAACGACACGCCGCCGATCTGGGGCGGCGGCGATCAGTCGCCCGGCCCGTCTCGCCGGCCGGAGCCGAAGGGCCCGCTCGCGCACGTGCCGATCGGGCGGGTGTCCGCGCAGAGCCTGCTGAGCGACCCGAGGTACCGTCACCTGCGCCGCCGCGTGATCCTCGCGCTCGCGGTCGGGATCGTCGTGTGGCTCCTGCTGCAGAGCTGGCGGGTCGGCGTCACCGCGGCGATCATCGCGGCGATCGCGGACGCGATCCAGCAGGCGCGGATGGACTCGTCGATCCCCGCCTGGCGGCGCGCGTCCTCGGCCGAGCGGCGCACCGAGCACCAGCTCCGGCGGCTGGAGCGGAAGGGCTACCGCACCCTCCACGCCCGGGCCATCCCCAACAGCGACGCCCAGATCGACCACCTCGTCATCGGCCCCACCGGGGTGTACGCGGTGGACTCCGAGAAGTGGGACCGGCGCCTCCCCGTCCGGGCCCAGGGCCACCGCAAGCTGTTCCACGGCCCGTTCAACAAGAAGGACCGGCTCAACGAGGCCCGCTGGGAGGCCCAGCAGGCGAGCGAGCTGATCAGCCGGGAGCTCGGCCGGGAGATCACGGTCATCCCCTCCCTGGCGATCTACGGGCCGCCGGTCCCGTGGCGGACGCTCACCATCCGGGACGTGGACGTCTTCTCGGGCGGCTTCGTCCGCAAGTGGATCACCAAGCGGGAGAGGTCCCTCACCCCGGACGAGATCGACGCCATCTACCGCGCCGCCGAACGGGTGCTGCCGCCCCGCTACCCGGTGGACCCGGCGCCGTCGTCTCGAACCGTGGGCAACATGTCTCGATAGCCGACCGGGTGGCCGTACCATTTGAAGACTCACAGGTCTTCGGATGGAGTTTCGCTCATGCCCGCTCTGAGATCTCGTACGGTCACCCACGGCAGGAACATGGTCGGCGCCCGGGCGCTGCTCCGCGCCGCGGGCGTGGCGGGCGAAGACTTCGGTAAGCCGATCATCGCGGTCGCCAACAGCTACACCCAGTTCGTCCCCGGCCACGTCCACCTGCGCGAGGTCGCGGACGTGGTGGCGGACGCGATCCGCGCGGCCGGCGGCGTGCCGCGGGAGTTCAACACGATCGCGGTCGACGACGGCATCGCCATGGGCCACGACGGCATGCTCTACTCGCTCCCCTCCCGGGAGCTGATCGCCGACGCGGTCGAGTACATGGTCAACGCCCACCGGGCCGACGCCCTGGTCTGCATATCCAACTGCGACAAGATCACGCCGGGGATGCTGCTCGCCGCGTTCCGGCTGAACATCCCGACCGTCTTCGTCTCCGGCGGGCCCATGGAGGCGGGGAAGACCCCGGGCCGGAAGCTCGACCTGATCGACCCTATGATCGCCTCGGCGGACGACAGCGTCTCGGACGAGGAGCTGCTCCGGATGGAGGAGGCCGCGTGCCCGACCTGCGGGTCGTGCAGCGGCATGTTCACCGCGAACTCGATGAACTGCCTCACCGAGGCGATCGGTCTGGCCCTGCCCGGCAACGGCACGCTCCTCGCCACGCACGCCGCGCGCAAGCGGCTGTTCGAGCAGGCCGGGCGGCTCGTCGTCGAGCTCGCCAAGCGGTACTACGACGAGGACGACGAGTCGGTGCTCCCGCTCAGCATCGCCACCCGCGACGCGTTCGAGAACGCCATGGCGCTCGACATCGCCATGGGCGGCTCGACCAACACGATCCTCCACCTGCTCGCCGCGGCGCGGGAGGCGCGCGTCGACTTCGGGCTCAAGGACATCAACGAGCTGTCGCTGCGGGTGCCCTGCCTGTGCAAGGTCGCCCCGGCCACCTCGAAGTACCACGTCGAGGACGTGCACCGGGCCGGCGGGGTCCCCGGCATCCTCGGCGAGCTCGACCGGGCCGGCCTGATCCACCGGAACGTCCACACCATCCACTCCTCCTCGCTCGCCGAGTACCTCGCCAAGTGGGACCCCCGGTCCCCGGAGGTGACCGAGGAGGCGATCGAGCTCTGGCACGCGGCCCCCGGGAACCGGCGGACCGTCAAGGCGTTCTCGCAGGACGCCCGGTGGGAGACGCTCGACCTCGACCGCGAGCAGGGGTGCATCCGGGACATCGAGCACGCCTACACGCGGGACGGCGGCCTCGCCGTGCTCTACGGCAACCTCGCCCCCGAGGGCTGCGTGGTGAAGACGGCCGGGGTGGACGAGTCCATCTGGAGGTTCTCCGGCCCGGCCGTGGTGTTCGAATCCCAGGAG of Thermobispora bispora DSM 43833 contains these proteins:
- the pepN gene encoding aminopeptidase N, whose product is MAGNLTRDEARERARLLKVHSYQVELDLTEGEERFESITTVTFTCNRPGADTFIDLAGAKVRKVELNGRELDVRAYDAERGRFPLPDLAEHNVLRIDADASYMRTGEGLHRFVDPVDGEIYLHSQFETADAHRMYACFDQPDLKATFELTVLAPSHWEVVSNNPPDSIEELEEHRGRHGTLQAAKRWHFPPTPPISTYITALIAGPYAVVRDEHDGIPLGIYVRRSLAQYLDADNIFQVTKQGFDFFHRVFGLRYPFKKYDQLFVPEFNAGAMENAGAVTFLEDYVFRSRVTDAMVERRAETILHEMAHMWFGDLVTMRWWDDLWLNESFATYMSVLCQAEATRWGKGAWTTFANVEKAWAYRQDQLPSTHPIAADIPDIRSVEVNFDGITYAKGASVLKQLVAYVGLDNFLAGVRDYFNEHKWGNTTLQDLLTALERTSGRDLSSWSKEWLETAGVNTLRPSFTLDDEGRFASFEVLQEAPAEHPTLRSHRIAIGLYSMQDGVLKRTKRVELDVTGARTAVPELVGERRPDLVLVNDDDLTYAKIRLDDHSLATLVNGGITAFEDSLPRALCWAAAWDMTRDAEMATRDYVKLVTSGIDSVRDITVVQSVLRQARQAVQQYADPAWRATGLAELASALRRLIASAAPGSDHQLAYVNALAAVATSPEDLAFLRGILDGTSVPEGLTVDTDLRWTLTHALVVGGVLGEADIDAELARDATATGERSAAMCRAAIPTPEAKERAWASIIGGRLSNAVLRSTILGFVDPHHVELLEPYAEKYFAEVDRIWREWTSDSAQNFVVGCYPALLIRPETVQRTHEHIERAQPPAALRRLLLEGADGISRALRAQAKDAAAA
- a CDS encoding amidase, which encodes MAQIHDLTALEQAQAVRSKELSPVEITEHYLERIERLDRELGAFVTVTAERALDQAREQEARVLREPPEDLPPLLGVPVPIKDLNLVKDVPIYFGSATYEGFVAPVDDAVVERLREAGTIMVGKTNTPEFGLPCYTEPAVCPPARTPWDLSRSAGGSSGGAAAAVAGGLAPVAHGSDGAGSIRIPASACGLYGIKPSRGRISSGPIIPDLAGFSTNGPISRTVADAAALLDAMAHNNPGDHYWAPPPKLGSFSAYVGREPGRLRIARHATPAVPEAEVHPDVLAAYEKATELLVSLGHEVEEVTPPFGAETVPEFVKMWYTFACMHPVAKENEHKLRPITAWLRERGHAVTAPEFLQAQASLQLTTRLALQATDAYDAVLTPTLTQPPVPIGWFEEGDDPEQTFERMKRFAPFTAVYNVSGQPAVNLPLHWTDEGLPIGVMLAGRFGDEGTLISLSAQIEAAVGGFWGDRRPSVW
- a CDS encoding nuclease-related domain-containing protein; this translates as MGTGASSDNGNDTPPIWGGGDQSPGPSRRPEPKGPLAHVPIGRVSAQSLLSDPRYRHLRRRVILALAVGIVVWLLLQSWRVGVTAAIIAAIADAIQQARMDSSIPAWRRASSAERRTEHQLRRLERKGYRTLHARAIPNSDAQIDHLVIGPTGVYAVDSEKWDRRLPVRAQGHRKLFHGPFNKKDRLNEARWEAQQASELISRELGREITVIPSLAIYGPPVPWRTLTIRDVDVFSGGFVRKWITKRERSLTPDEIDAIYRAAERVLPPRYPVDPAPSSRTVGNMSR
- the ilvD gene encoding dihydroxy-acid dehydratase codes for the protein MPALRSRTVTHGRNMVGARALLRAAGVAGEDFGKPIIAVANSYTQFVPGHVHLREVADVVADAIRAAGGVPREFNTIAVDDGIAMGHDGMLYSLPSRELIADAVEYMVNAHRADALVCISNCDKITPGMLLAAFRLNIPTVFVSGGPMEAGKTPGRKLDLIDPMIASADDSVSDEELLRMEEAACPTCGSCSGMFTANSMNCLTEAIGLALPGNGTLLATHAARKRLFEQAGRLVVELAKRYYDEDDESVLPLSIATRDAFENAMALDIAMGGSTNTILHLLAAAREARVDFGLKDINELSLRVPCLCKVAPATSKYHVEDVHRAGGVPGILGELDRAGLIHRNVHTIHSSSLAEYLAKWDPRSPEVTEEAIELWHAAPGNRRTVKAFSQDARWETLDLDREQGCIRDIEHAYTRDGGLAVLYGNLAPEGCVVKTAGVDESIWRFSGPAVVFESQEEAVEGILGDKVKPGDVVIVRYEGPKGGPGMQEMLYPTSFLKGKGLGKVCALITDGRFSGGTSGLSIGHASPEAAAGGTIALVENGDIIEIDIPNRSIELKVSDEELAARRERLLAELGGYRPRNRNRPVSAALQAYAALTTSASTGASRDLSQLSR